The following are encoded together in the Peromyscus maniculatus bairdii isolate BWxNUB_F1_BW_parent chromosome 22, HU_Pman_BW_mat_3.1, whole genome shotgun sequence genome:
- the Diras1 gene encoding GTP-binding protein Di-Ras1: MPEQSNDYRVVVFGAGGVGKSSLVLRFVKGTFRDTYIPTIEDTYRQVISCDKSVCTLQITDTTGSHQFPAMQRLSISKGHAFILVFSVTSKQSLDELSPIYKLIVQIKGSVEDIPIMLVGNKCDETQREVHTREAQAVAQEWKCAFMETSAKMNYNVKELFQELLTLETRRSVSLSVDGKRSSKQKRADRIKGKCALM, translated from the coding sequence ATGCCAGAGCAGAGCAATGACTACCGCGTGGTCGTGTTTGGCGCAGGCGGCGTGGGCAAGAGCTCGCTGGTGCTCCGCTTCGTCAAGGGGACGTTTCGCGACACCTACATCCCCACCATCGAGGACACGTACCGGCAGGTGATCAGCTGTGACAAGAGCGTATGCACCCTGCAGATCACGGACACAACCGGCAGCCACCAGTTCCCGGCCATGCAGCGGCTGTCCATCTCCAAGGGTCACGCCTTCATCCTGGTGTTCTCGGTGACGAGCAAGCAGTCGCTGGACGAGCTGAGCCCCATCTACAAGCTGATCGTGCAGATCAAGGGCAGCGTGGAGGACATCCCCATCATGCTGGTGGGGAACAAGTGCGACGAGACGCAGCGGGAGGTGCACACCCGCGAGGCGCAGGCCGTGGCGCAGGAGTGGAAGTGCGCCTTCATGGAGACCTCGGCCAAGATGAACTACAACGTGAAGGAGCTGTTCCAGGAGCTGCTGACGCTCGAGACGCGCCGCAGCGTCAGCCTCAGCGTGGACGGCAAGCGCTCCAGCAAGCAGAAGCGGGCCGACCGCATCAAGGGCAAGTGTGCGCTCATGTGA